ATAAGCCCGCTCGCCGCGACGTAGAGAGGCCGGGGCATGATGTCACCAGATGACCAGCAGATTTTGCACGTTCTGAACCGAAGCGAGTTTGGACCAGCGCCGGGTGATCTCGAACGTGTCCGCGAGATTGGTTTGAAGGCCCTTCTTCAGGAGCAGCTTGATCCGGCCGGAATTGACGACTCCGAGGTCGAGAAGCGACTGCTGCAACTGCCTACGCTCGCCATGAGTTCCGCAGAGCTGATCGAAAATTATCCGCCGCCGCGCAAGGCAGGGAAGGCAAACAGCGGCGCGGCGCGACGGCAGCCGGCGGCTGTCGCAAGTGGCGCAGGGCAGCCAAATTCGACGGAGCCTGAATCGCCCCGGGACCGCCAGACCACGCTTGAGAAACAGAGACTTCAGGCCCTCGAGGGGCCGCGTCGCGTACTGGTGGAGCTTGCCAGGGAGGAGGTGTGGCGGGCGGTTTACAGTAAGCGGCAGTTGCAAGAAGTGTTGGTCCAGTTCTGGATGAACCACTTTAATATTTACGCCCTCAAGGGACCCGACCGCTGGCTGCTGACCCCGTTTGAGCGGGACACCATCCGGCCATATGCGCTGGGAAAGTTTGAGGACTTGCTTACTGCCACAGCACAGAGCCCCGCCATGCTTTTTTATCTGGACAACTGGAGAAGCTCGGCGCCGCCTCTTGCAGACGTGGAGAGGCTGGAAGGCCGCAAAATACCCAATGAAGGGGACCAGCACCAGCGGGTGGCCTTGATGCGGCGAGGCCCATTCGGCGGACCGTTTTCCCGACAGCCTCGATATCCTCGGGTGCGCCGCCAGAAGTTGAAAAATGCCAAGGAAAGTCGCGGCCTGAATGAAAATTATGGTCGGGAATTGATGGAGCTCCACACACTGGGTGTCAACGGCGGATACACGCAACAGGATGTGATTGAAGTCGCGCGCTGCCTTACCGGGTGGACTATACGGCGGCCGCGATACGCGGCGGAATTCTTTTTCAATCCGCGGATGCACGACTATCATCCCAAGCTCGTGCTCGGGCACAAATTCCCGGCCGGCCGCGGCATCGAAGACGGCCAGGAAGCGCTGCATCTGCTGGCCCCCCATCCCTCGACAGCCAGGTTCATTTCCACCCAGTTGTGCCGCAGATTTGTTGCCGACGATCCGCCGCAGTCTGTAATTGACCGTGCAAGCGGCGCTTTCGAATCAACCCGTGGCGACATTCGCGAGGTAGTGGCCGCCATCTTGACTTCGCGCGAATTTAAGTCTCCTGCTGCCTATCGGGCCAAGGTGAAGTCGCCGCTCGAGTACGTCGCCAGCGCCTTGCGGGCCCTGGGCGCCGATACTGATGCTGGTCTGCCTATTGTCACGGCCTTGGACAGGATGGGCCACCCGATGTTTCAATACGAGGCGCCATCAGGCTACGCCGACCGAGGTGGCACGTGGATCAATTCCAGCACGCTGCTGTGGCGGTTGAACTTTTCCATGCTGCTGGCCACCGGCCGGCTCCCTGGAACCGAGGTCCGGCTGGGCAATCTCCTGGCCTTGAACGGCGGCCAAAGCGGCACAGATCTGGTAACCTCGGTCGCCGAACGTCTGCTGGGCGAGCCGGTGTCGCCATCAACAGTAGAAGCGGTTCTGAGCAAGGGTAGCCTGGGACGGAAGTTTGAAGCCGGGCCATCGACACCGGAGGGAATCCCGCCGGAAATGGCCACCGTTGCGGGGCTGTTGCTGGCATCACCGGAGTTCCAGCGGCGCTAGGCCGATGCCTGATTTTGAATTGAAGCATCGCGAGGTGTGACGTGCCGGTAACGAGGCGTTATTTCCTGAAGTCGGCTGGGTTGACTCTATTCGGGGCGGGGTGTGTTCCAAGCTTCATGCGGCGCACGGCTTTCGCGTTGGACTCGAGCGGCCGCAGGCGTAGGGTCCTGGTTGCCATCTTTCAGCGCGGCGCAGTGGACGGGCTCAACATGGTGATACCCTTCGCAGAAAAAGACTATTATTGGATGCGGCCTACCATCGCCATTCCGGAGCCACAGACCCGCGCCGCCACGGGCGCCGGGCCGGCGGCAATCGATCTGGACGGTTTCTTCGCACTGCATCCAAGCCTGGCACAGATGAAGCCGCTGTTCGATGCCCGGCAACTGGCGATTATTCATGCAGTCGGATCGCCGAACAGCACGCGCTCCCACTTTGACGCCCAGGATTACATGGAAACGGCGACGCCGGGAGTGAAATCGACCGAGGATGGCTGGCTGAACCGCTATCTGGCTGCAAAGCCGCAGGCCGAAGCCACTCCCTTCCGAGCGGTGGCCGTTGCCCCACGCATGCCGCGAACGCTGGCCGGCCAGGCGTCATCGCTGGTGATCGAGCAGATCAAAAACTTCCGCCTGCTGGGCCGGCCTGACCCGCCACCCTTCCAGCCTGCCACGCCCGCCGCCGAAGAGCTGGCATTCGAGGAGATGTATGCTTCGAGCC
This region of Terriglobia bacterium genomic DNA includes:
- a CDS encoding DUF1800 domain-containing protein, yielding MMSPDDQQILHVLNRSEFGPAPGDLERVREIGLKALLQEQLDPAGIDDSEVEKRLLQLPTLAMSSAELIENYPPPRKAGKANSGAARRQPAAVASGAGQPNSTEPESPRDRQTTLEKQRLQALEGPRRVLVELAREEVWRAVYSKRQLQEVLVQFWMNHFNIYALKGPDRWLLTPFERDTIRPYALGKFEDLLTATAQSPAMLFYLDNWRSSAPPLADVERLEGRKIPNEGDQHQRVALMRRGPFGGPFSRQPRYPRVRRQKLKNAKESRGLNENYGRELMELHTLGVNGGYTQQDVIEVARCLTGWTIRRPRYAAEFFFNPRMHDYHPKLVLGHKFPAGRGIEDGQEALHLLAPHPSTARFISTQLCRRFVADDPPQSVIDRASGAFESTRGDIREVVAAILTSREFKSPAAYRAKVKSPLEYVASALRALGADTDAGLPIVTALDRMGHPMFQYEAPSGYADRGGTWINSSTLLWRLNFSMLLATGRLPGTEVRLGNLLALNGGQSGTDLVTSVAERLLGEPVSPSTVEAVLSKGSLGRKFEAGPSTPEGIPPEMATVAGLLLASPEFQRR
- a CDS encoding DUF1501 domain-containing protein yields the protein MPVTRRYFLKSAGLTLFGAGCVPSFMRRTAFALDSSGRRRRVLVAIFQRGAVDGLNMVIPFAEKDYYWMRPTIAIPEPQTRAATGAGPAAIDLDGFFALHPSLAQMKPLFDARQLAIIHAVGSPNSTRSHFDAQDYMETATPGVKSTEDGWLNRYLAAKPQAEATPFRAVAVAPRMPRTLAGQASSLVIEQIKNFRLLGRPDPPPFQPATPAAEELAFEEMYASSRDPLFAGAAAETFEAIRTLRHIGAENYQPANGAEYPHGKLGQDLQQVAQLIKADVGLEVAFSNVGGWDNHVNEGGVEGQMANNLKDLGDALAAFHKDLGDRMEDVVVLTMSEFGRTARENGNRGTDHGHANAMLVLGGRVKGGKVSGDWPGLKPGQLNEDRDLAMTTDFRDVFAEVIVRHLGAEDTAAVFPEFTVAPERFRGFIA